The following proteins are co-located in the Polymorphospora rubra genome:
- a CDS encoding VTT domain-containing protein: MTDVLYGLPWLFVVVAFGAVVPVVPTGAAVSAAAALAFHGHPLTTVVVVLTGAVGAYVGDAVTYLVCRWGGEQFARRVRWLRTGHRLDDLADRLREREIPVLLVSRLLPGGRIPVLLTIAVTGVDWRRFALANAPACLLWSAVYAGIGIFGGAIFPEPWQSVLVAVVVVLLATQLISFVQARRGH; the protein is encoded by the coding sequence GTGACCGACGTTCTCTACGGGCTGCCCTGGCTGTTCGTGGTCGTGGCGTTCGGCGCGGTCGTACCGGTCGTGCCGACCGGCGCGGCGGTCAGCGCCGCCGCCGCCCTCGCCTTCCACGGCCACCCGCTGACCACCGTCGTCGTCGTGCTGACCGGCGCGGTCGGCGCCTACGTCGGCGACGCGGTCACCTACCTCGTCTGCCGGTGGGGCGGGGAACAGTTCGCCCGCCGGGTGCGGTGGCTGCGCACCGGCCACCGGCTCGACGACCTCGCCGACCGGCTGCGGGAGCGGGAAATCCCGGTGCTGCTCGTCTCCCGGCTGCTGCCCGGCGGGCGCATCCCGGTGCTGCTGACCATCGCCGTGACCGGCGTCGACTGGCGACGCTTCGCCCTCGCCAACGCACCCGCCTGCCTCCTGTGGTCAGCGGTGTACGCCGGAATCGGCATCTTCGGCGGCGCGATCTTCCCCGAACCGTGGCAGAGCGTTCTCGTCGCGGTGGTCGTGGTGCTGCTCGCCACCCAGTTGATCAGCTTCGTGCAGGCCCGCCGCGGGCACTGA
- a CDS encoding MBL fold metallo-hydrolase — MTTTVHVTWWGHSTVWIEDSGVRVLTDPVLGNRVAHLRRMRGPTPLLPGAPDAVIVSHLHADHLDLPSLRRLPPHVTIVVPAGAGTFLRRALGPAAAGRCVELAPGEETTVGALRIRAVPAAHHGGRGPWSRHRALAVGYTVHGAADTWFAGDTGLFDEMSDLGPLDLALIPVGGWGPTLGHGHLDPVTAAEAVRRSSPRHAVPIHFGTFWPVGMARVRPYMFHEPGARFARHAAATAPDTRVTELVPGASLTLDPYP; from the coding sequence GTGACAACCACCGTCCACGTCACCTGGTGGGGCCACAGCACGGTCTGGATCGAGGACTCCGGCGTACGCGTGCTGACCGACCCGGTGCTCGGCAACCGGGTCGCGCACCTGCGCCGGATGCGCGGCCCGACCCCGCTGCTGCCCGGCGCCCCCGACGCCGTCATCGTCTCGCACCTGCACGCCGACCACCTCGACCTGCCGTCCCTGCGCCGCCTGCCGCCACACGTCACGATCGTCGTACCGGCCGGCGCCGGCACCTTCCTGCGGCGCGCCCTCGGCCCCGCCGCCGCGGGCCGCTGCGTCGAACTCGCCCCCGGCGAGGAGACCACCGTCGGCGCGCTGCGCATCCGGGCCGTGCCCGCCGCCCACCACGGCGGCCGCGGCCCCTGGTCCCGGCACCGCGCGCTGGCCGTCGGCTACACCGTGCACGGCGCCGCCGACACCTGGTTCGCCGGCGACACCGGGCTGTTCGACGAGATGTCCGACCTCGGCCCCCTCGACCTCGCCCTGATCCCGGTCGGCGGCTGGGGACCCACCCTCGGCCACGGCCACCTCGACCCGGTCACCGCCGCCGAGGCCGTCCGGCGCAGCTCGCCCCGGCACGCCGTACCCATCCACTTCGGTACGTTCTGGCCGGTCGGCATGGCCCGCGTACGGCCGTACATGTTCCACGAACCCGGCGCCCGGTTCGCCCGGCACGCCGCCGCCACCGCCCCCGACACCCGGGTCACCGAACTCGTGCCCGGCGCCAGCCTGACCCTGGACCCGTACCCGTGA